A single window of bacterium DNA harbors:
- the xseB gene encoding exodeoxyribonuclease VII small subunit, producing the protein MTKKKPEPKKFEELIEELEKVVYSLEGGDLPLEEAMETFRRGVEISKECHRRLDEAERKVKLLRRRASGELTEEDFSEEEGGQ; encoded by the coding sequence ATGACTAAAAAGAAGCCCGAGCCCAAAAAGTTCGAGGAACTCATAGAAGAGCTTGAGAAGGTGGTCTACTCGCTTGAGGGCGGGGACCTTCCGCTGGAAGAGGCGATGGAGACCTTCCGGCGCGGCGTTGAGATAAGCAAGGAATGCCACCGGCGGCTGGACGAGGCCGAGAGGAAGGTTAAACTTCTGAGAAGGCGGGCAAGCGGCGAACTGACGGAAGAGGACTTTTCGGAAGAAGAAGGCGGACAGTAG
- a CDS encoding polyprenyl synthetase family protein has translation MTFDLDGYLAKTSGLVNELADGVLPPEEGLACDLFAAMRYSFFAGGKRFRPALAYAAAEAVSGDGTPSLPFGTAIEMIHTYSLIHDDLPSMDDDDLRRGQPTCHIKFGEAMAILAGDALLADAFTMLSSPAMADKYPPQVLLRCIYEIARSSGGRGMAGGQALDIASEGKTLLLPALEFLHTHKTGALIRASVLTGAIAAGAGVEEEKALARYADRVGLAFQIADDILDVTGDTATLGKPVGSDEGNKKATYPALLGLEEARRRLEEITAEAVAATERFGERGEPLRALARFVASRKN, from the coding sequence ATGACTTTCGATCTCGACGGTTATCTGGCGAAAACATCCGGACTCGTGAATGAACTCGCCGACGGCGTTCTTCCTCCGGAGGAGGGGCTGGCCTGCGACCTTTTCGCCGCGATGCGCTACAGCTTCTTCGCGGGCGGCAAGCGTTTCCGCCCCGCGCTCGCCTACGCTGCGGCCGAAGCCGTTTCGGGCGACGGAACCCCGTCGCTGCCCTTCGGAACCGCCATAGAGATGATCCACACCTACAGTCTCATCCACGACGATCTTCCGTCGATGGACGACGATGACCTTCGCCGCGGGCAGCCCACCTGCCACATAAAATTCGGCGAGGCGATGGCGATTCTCGCGGGAGATGCGCTTCTGGCCGACGCCTTTACCATGCTCTCCTCGCCCGCGATGGCTGATAAATACCCTCCGCAGGTGCTTTTAAGGTGCATCTACGAGATAGCCAGATCCTCCGGGGGAAGGGGGATGGCGGGGGGGCAGGCTCTGGACATAGCGAGCGAGGGGAAGACGCTCCTGCTGCCCGCCCTCGAATTTCTCCATACCCACAAGACCGGCGCGCTCATACGGGCTTCGGTGCTGACCGGTGCGATAGCCGCCGGAGCGGGCGTAGAGGAGGAGAAGGCTTTGGCGCGCTACGCGGACAGGGTGGGGCTGGCTTTCCAGATCGCCGACGACATTCTGGACGTCACGGGAGACACCGCGACCTTGGGAAAACCGGTGGGGAGCGACGAAGGAAACAAAAAAGCCACCTATCCCGCGCTTCTGGGGCTCGAAGAGGCGCGCAGGAGGCTCGAAGAGATTACCGCCGAAGCGGTAGCGGCCACGGAGCGTTTCGGGGAGAGGGGCGAACCCCTGCGGGCTCTCGCAAGATTCGTAGCGTCCAGGAAAAACTGA